From Streptosporangium album, the proteins below share one genomic window:
- a CDS encoding phosphotransferase family protein: MTIAAEGSVLTRAVVALSHACREVGLDSSGAVLLRDFANIVYHLPAQGVVVRLTQATTPGRFDRLTTSIRVTRWLAEQGFPTVRPLNVGQPVVAEGFLATFWRHEEHIGPPPDPAQLGPLLRRLHDLPPVPFELPTHDPFGAVRRAIPAGLALDEGDRRWLLERCDALAEAYYEHVEFTLPYGLTHGDAHRGNMIRTRGGFLLCDWDGVCAGPREIDLVPTLQGARFGLTERQRSNFSEAYGYDVTRWEGYPVLRDMRELQTLTAVLRNAHRDLGAREELRNRLDSLRAGDDRLWHPF, encoded by the coding sequence ATGACGATCGCGGCAGAAGGATCGGTTCTCACCCGGGCCGTCGTGGCCCTCAGCCATGCCTGCCGGGAGGTCGGTCTCGACAGCTCCGGTGCCGTCCTGCTGCGCGACTTCGCCAACATCGTCTACCACCTGCCGGCCCAGGGGGTGGTGGTACGCCTGACGCAGGCGACCACGCCTGGCAGGTTCGACCGGCTGACGACGTCGATCAGGGTCACCCGCTGGCTGGCAGAGCAGGGATTCCCCACGGTAAGGCCGCTGAACGTCGGGCAGCCGGTGGTCGCGGAGGGGTTCCTGGCGACCTTCTGGCGCCACGAGGAGCACATCGGGCCGCCGCCCGACCCGGCGCAGCTGGGGCCGTTGCTGCGGAGGCTGCACGACCTGCCGCCCGTACCGTTCGAGTTGCCGACCCACGACCCGTTCGGAGCGGTGCGCCGGGCGATCCCGGCTGGGCTCGCGCTCGACGAGGGCGACCGCCGCTGGCTGCTCGAACGGTGCGACGCGCTTGCCGAGGCCTACTACGAACATGTGGAGTTCACCCTGCCGTACGGGCTCACGCACGGGGACGCCCACCGCGGGAACATGATCCGCACACGCGGCGGTTTCCTGCTGTGCGACTGGGACGGGGTGTGCGCGGGGCCCAGGGAGATCGACCTGGTCCCGACCCTGCAGGGGGCGCGTTTCGGGCTGACCGAGCGGCAGCGGTCCAATTTCAGCGAGGCCTACGGCTACGACGTGACCCGATGGGAGGGATACCCGGTGCTGCGTGACATGCGTGAACTGCAGACCCTCACCGCCGTGCTGCGCAACGCCCATCGCGACCTCGGGGCCCGTGAGGAGCTGCGGAACCGGCTCGACTCGCTGCGAGCGGGGGACGACCGCCTGTGGCACCCCTTCTAG
- the rodA gene encoding rod shape-determining protein RodA: MTRTMAAPPRGAFARRAATVSSVVRRMDGVLLVSVAALAVVGTMLVWSSTRTWAPGSTGLVKKHILNLCIGTVLTGVSAMADHRRLRSYAPLLYGLSLLGLFLVLTPLGSTVNGAHSWIMVGGGFAFQPSEFAKLGLVLMLAMLLAPSATSADRPRGLDIGIALAVSAFTMGLVMLQPDLGTTMVLGVITAAALVIAGVRKRWICGLALSAIGAGVAVWFLNVLEPYQIARFTAFLNPASDPRGVGYNSTQSLIAIGSGQLFGKGLFDGGQTTGRFVPEQHTDFIFTVAGEEFGFLGSVTVVALLGVILLRGMRIARQCDDRFGTLIAGVIVCWLAFQSFVNIGMTIGIMPITGLPLPFVSYGGTATFANMIAVGLLQAIHIREQPF; encoded by the coding sequence GTGACCCGCACGATGGCGGCACCGCCACGAGGGGCCTTCGCCCGTAGGGCGGCGACGGTGTCCTCTGTGGTCCGCCGGATGGACGGGGTGTTGCTGGTCTCCGTGGCGGCACTGGCGGTGGTCGGCACGATGCTCGTCTGGTCGTCCACCAGGACATGGGCACCCGGATCCACCGGGCTGGTCAAAAAGCACATCCTCAACCTCTGCATCGGGACCGTCCTGACCGGCGTGTCGGCGATGGCGGACCACCGGAGGCTGCGGTCCTATGCGCCGCTGCTGTATGGCCTGTCGCTGCTCGGGCTGTTCCTGGTGCTCACACCTCTCGGCTCCACCGTGAACGGGGCTCACTCGTGGATCATGGTGGGTGGAGGTTTCGCCTTCCAGCCGTCGGAGTTCGCCAAGCTCGGTCTGGTGCTGATGCTGGCCATGCTGCTGGCCCCGTCCGCGACGAGCGCCGACCGGCCACGGGGCCTGGACATCGGGATAGCGCTGGCGGTGAGCGCTTTCACCATGGGGCTGGTCATGCTCCAGCCCGACCTGGGCACCACGATGGTCCTCGGAGTGATCACGGCCGCGGCGCTCGTCATCGCCGGGGTCCGCAAACGCTGGATCTGCGGTCTGGCCCTCAGCGCGATCGGGGCGGGTGTGGCCGTATGGTTCCTCAACGTGCTGGAGCCGTACCAGATCGCCCGGTTCACCGCCTTCCTCAACCCCGCCAGCGATCCGCGCGGCGTGGGCTACAACAGCACCCAGTCGCTGATCGCCATCGGGTCTGGGCAGCTGTTCGGCAAGGGATTGTTCGACGGGGGACAGACCACCGGCCGGTTCGTGCCCGAGCAGCACACCGACTTCATCTTCACGGTGGCGGGGGAGGAGTTCGGCTTTCTGGGCTCGGTCACCGTGGTGGCCCTGCTCGGTGTGATCCTGCTGCGGGGGATGCGGATCGCGCGGCAGTGCGACGACCGGTTCGGCACGCTGATCGCCGGTGTGATCGTCTGCTGGCTGGCCTTCCAGTCCTTCGTCAACATCGGGATGACGATCGGGATCATGCCGATCACCGGTCTCCCCCTGCCGTTCGTCTCCTATGGCGGCACCGCGACCTTCGCCAATATGATCGCCGTCGGGTTGCTTCAAGCCATCCACATCCGCGAACAGCCGTTCTAG
- the mrdA gene encoding penicillin-binding protein 2 has translation MIRMRGRLVVLQVLVVSLLALLAVRLWQVQVVRGKEFVAAAMETRTRDVVVPAVRGQILDSAGRPLVRNRTRLVVSVDRTSLNRMEGNGRVVLQRLATVLDRRPADLRERIRACGPGVARPCWPGSPYQPIPIDDHVTTREALQILERQEEFPGVTAEVQAVREYPGSTAGAQALGYLQPITQSEMEKRAGSRTVFSGVDLVGRDGLESVYDSALRGVPGLRRVQVDRLGKVIGVERQVPSTSGDTLITSIDAKVQAVTEKALADAMKSAPRADGAGAVVLDVRTGRVVALASAPTYNPAIWTGGISERDYQRLLSGKAGKPLVSRAIKGEFAPGSTFKVTSVSAMLKDGYPLHGQYDCPGSFMVGSRPFNNFHGIAMGTMTLHTALVKSCDTIFYRAAYEQWLRDGGLKAKAKTKEPMANMARAFGFGRPTGIDLPGESAGRIPDRQWKKDLWAVTKTDNCKRAKSGYPEVAKGDPSRAAFLKQLAYENCVEGYQWRPGDAANFSIGQGDVLVTPLQLAAAYAALVGDGKLRSPRLGWALVRPDGSMVKEIKVPVVRKLPISATERAYIKGALSDVPSDGTAAGAFVGFPMNKVKIGGKTGTAEVYGKADTSWFASFAPTDRPRFVVVVMVSQGGMGAETAAPAARKIYEGIYGFTPTGGPAPAALPAGRPASEPPMIKRDGTVAR, from the coding sequence ATGATCCGGATGCGGGGCCGGTTGGTCGTGCTGCAGGTGCTGGTGGTCTCGCTGCTGGCGCTGCTGGCCGTACGACTCTGGCAGGTGCAGGTGGTGCGCGGCAAGGAGTTCGTGGCGGCCGCGATGGAGACACGCACCCGTGACGTGGTGGTGCCCGCGGTGCGCGGGCAGATCCTCGACTCGGCGGGGCGGCCGCTGGTACGCAACCGCACAAGGCTGGTGGTCTCGGTGGACCGCACGAGCCTGAACCGGATGGAGGGCAACGGCAGGGTCGTGCTCCAGCGACTGGCCACGGTGCTGGACCGGCGCCCTGCGGATCTGCGTGAGCGCATCAGGGCATGCGGTCCGGGGGTCGCCAGGCCGTGCTGGCCCGGCTCGCCGTACCAGCCGATCCCGATCGACGACCACGTCACGACCCGTGAGGCCCTGCAGATACTGGAGCGTCAGGAGGAGTTTCCCGGGGTGACCGCCGAGGTGCAGGCGGTGAGGGAGTATCCGGGAAGCACCGCGGGTGCGCAGGCGCTCGGTTACCTGCAGCCGATCACCCAGTCCGAGATGGAGAAGCGCGCCGGGTCCAGGACGGTGTTCTCCGGGGTGGACCTGGTCGGTCGGGACGGGCTGGAGTCGGTCTACGACAGCGCGCTCCGGGGAGTGCCCGGCCTACGGCGGGTGCAGGTGGACCGGCTCGGCAAGGTGATCGGGGTGGAGCGGCAGGTGCCGTCGACGTCCGGGGACACGCTCATCACCAGCATCGACGCCAAGGTGCAGGCGGTGACGGAGAAGGCGTTGGCCGATGCCATGAAGTCCGCTCCCCGGGCCGACGGCGCGGGGGCGGTGGTGCTCGACGTGAGGACCGGCAGGGTGGTCGCTCTGGCCAGCGCGCCGACCTACAATCCGGCGATCTGGACCGGGGGCATCTCGGAGAGGGACTATCAGCGTCTGCTGTCCGGCAAGGCGGGCAAGCCGCTGGTGTCGCGTGCCATCAAGGGCGAGTTCGCGCCGGGCTCGACGTTCAAGGTCACATCGGTGTCGGCGATGCTCAAGGACGGTTACCCGCTGCACGGCCAGTATGACTGCCCGGGCTCCTTCATGGTCGGCAGCCGGCCGTTCAACAACTTTCACGGCATCGCGATGGGCACGATGACCCTGCACACGGCCCTGGTGAAGTCCTGCGACACGATCTTCTACCGGGCTGCCTACGAGCAGTGGCTGCGTGACGGCGGGCTGAAGGCGAAGGCGAAGACCAAGGAACCGATGGCGAACATGGCGCGTGCCTTCGGGTTCGGCCGTCCCACCGGTATCGACCTGCCGGGCGAGTCGGCCGGGCGGATCCCCGACCGGCAGTGGAAGAAGGACCTGTGGGCGGTCACCAAAACGGACAACTGCAAGCGGGCCAAGTCCGGATATCCGGAGGTCGCCAAGGGTGATCCCAGCCGGGCGGCCTTCCTCAAGCAGCTGGCGTACGAGAACTGTGTGGAGGGCTACCAGTGGCGGCCGGGTGACGCGGCCAACTTCTCCATCGGCCAGGGCGACGTCCTGGTGACCCCGTTGCAGCTGGCGGCGGCCTACGCGGCGCTGGTCGGAGACGGCAAGCTGCGCAGTCCCCGGCTGGGCTGGGCGTTGGTACGGCCGGACGGCAGCATGGTCAAGGAGATCAAGGTGCCGGTGGTGCGTAAGCTGCCGATCTCCGCCACGGAACGGGCCTACATCAAGGGGGCGCTGAGCGATGTGCCCTCCGACGGCACGGCTGCCGGAGCCTTCGTCGGCTTCCCGATGAACAAGGTGAAGATCGGTGGTAAGACCGGGACCGCCGAGGTCTACGGCAAGGCGGACACCTCCTGGTTCGCCTCGTTCGCGCCGACGGACAGGCCCCGGTTCGTGGTCGTCGTCATGGTCTCCCAGGGTGGGATGGGCGCGGAGACCGCGGCTCCGGCCGCCCGGAAGATCTACGAGGGCATATACGGCTTCACTCCCACCGGAGGGCCGGCGCCGGCGGCACTACCGGCAGGGCGTCCCGCCTCCGAACCGCCGATGATCAAACGGGACGGTACGGTGGCGCGGTGA
- the mreD gene encoding rod shape-determining protein MreD → MGGRDVISVGMLLLVMVVQVTTVNRLPLPGVGAPDLVLLTVVGYALVRGAVAGAVMGFCAGLVSDVLPPAAHVLGQYALVLCLIGFMAGRMAENHPEAVQITTLTCAAAGPLIAVVVGGLLGDDRINRSMLTTVLPQMILYNVLAAPLIVWAVTRIVRGPRTRALQPAGYLARGRI, encoded by the coding sequence GTGGGCGGCCGCGATGTGATCTCGGTGGGGATGCTCCTGCTGGTCATGGTCGTCCAGGTGACAACCGTGAACCGGCTGCCGCTCCCGGGGGTGGGTGCGCCCGATCTGGTGCTGCTCACCGTGGTGGGTTACGCGTTGGTCCGCGGGGCTGTGGCCGGGGCGGTCATGGGTTTCTGCGCGGGGCTGGTCAGCGACGTGCTGCCACCTGCCGCGCATGTGCTCGGGCAGTACGCACTGGTGCTGTGCCTGATCGGGTTCATGGCCGGCCGGATGGCGGAGAACCATCCCGAAGCCGTGCAGATCACGACGTTGACCTGTGCGGCCGCCGGTCCGCTGATCGCCGTGGTGGTGGGTGGACTGCTCGGAGATGACCGGATCAACCGGTCCATGCTCACGACGGTGCTGCCCCAGATGATCCTTTACAACGTGCTGGCCGCACCGCTGATCGTGTGGGCGGTGACGAGAATCGTCCGAGGACCCCGGACGCGGGCCTTGCAGCCGGCGGGGTATCTGGCACGGGGCCGCATATGA
- the mreC gene encoding rod shape-determining protein MreC: MKDTRRARMSLGLLLAAALVLMTVDHRAGDDSPFGPLRGAGTALFGTAESAGAGVIRPVGQFFETMVGAPDAQRRIDALNAENQRLKRDLMEQSLDRRHSAELRRLLRVAGTAGYKIVSAQVIARRGTPGFEEAVELDVGSADGVRSEMTVLNGDGLVGRVIHTGTSTSTAVLLSDPASAVGARLEGSNEIGVVHGVGENGRLVRFRLLDSTAQVAPGRRIVSFGSQKGVPYVAGVPIGVVERVEATPGELTRIAYARPYADLTALDVVGVVVQAPQRDPRDPVRPNAPGRPNPPGESDRAQKPEASHRLDVSRKGA, encoded by the coding sequence ATGAAAGACACGCGTCGGGCACGGATGAGCCTGGGACTGCTGCTGGCCGCGGCGCTCGTGCTCATGACCGTGGACCATCGGGCAGGAGATGACTCTCCCTTCGGTCCTCTCCGGGGAGCGGGAACGGCGCTGTTCGGCACCGCGGAGAGCGCTGGGGCCGGTGTCATCCGGCCGGTCGGCCAGTTCTTCGAGACGATGGTGGGAGCGCCCGACGCGCAGCGTCGCATTGACGCGCTGAACGCGGAGAACCAGCGGCTCAAGCGCGACCTGATGGAGCAGAGCCTGGATCGGCGGCACTCTGCCGAGCTGAGACGTCTGCTCCGGGTCGCCGGGACCGCCGGATACAAGATCGTGTCCGCTCAGGTGATCGCCCGGCGTGGCACGCCCGGGTTCGAGGAGGCGGTCGAGCTCGATGTGGGCAGCGCCGACGGTGTGCGGTCGGAGATGACCGTGTTGAACGGCGACGGCCTGGTGGGCCGGGTGATCCATACGGGGACGTCCACCTCGACCGCGGTCCTGCTCAGTGATCCCGCTTCGGCGGTCGGGGCGCGGTTGGAGGGAAGCAACGAGATCGGGGTGGTGCACGGAGTCGGGGAGAACGGCCGTCTGGTCCGTTTCCGGCTGCTCGACTCGACCGCTCAGGTTGCTCCAGGCCGCAGGATCGTGAGTTTCGGTTCCCAGAAGGGGGTCCCGTATGTCGCGGGAGTGCCTATCGGAGTGGTGGAGCGGGTGGAGGCCACGCCCGGGGAGTTGACCCGGATCGCCTACGCGCGGCCGTACGCCGACCTCACCGCGCTGGACGTGGTCGGTGTGGTGGTGCAGGCACCACAGCGCGATCCACGTGACCCGGTACGGCCCAACGCACCGGGCAGGCCCAACCCGCCGGGTGAGTCCGACCGGGCGCAGAAACCCGAGGCGTCGCACAGGCTCGACGTGTCGCGGAAGGGGGCCTGA
- a CDS encoding rod shape-determining protein has protein sequence MSSMLSFLGRDMAVDLGTANTLVYVRGRGIVLNEPSVVAINTTSGKIVAIGIEAKRMIGRTPGNIVAIRPLKDGVIADFDVTERMLRYFIQRVHKRRHFAKPRIIIAVPSGITGVEQRAVKEAGYQAGARQVFIIEEPMAAAIGAGLPVHEPTGNMVVDVGGGTTEVAIISMGGVVTSQSIRVGGDELDQAIISFAKKEYSLMLGERTAEEIKMAIGSACVLPDEGHAEIRGRDLVSGLPKTIIVSAQEIRKATEESVNAIVDAVKTTLDKCPPELSGDLMDRGIALTGGGALLKGMDERLKDETGMPIHLVDNALDSVALGSGKCVEDFDALQQVLVPEPRH, from the coding sequence ATGAGCAGCATGCTTTCTTTTCTCGGCCGCGACATGGCAGTCGACCTCGGCACCGCCAATACGCTCGTCTACGTCCGAGGTCGCGGCATCGTGCTCAACGAGCCGTCCGTCGTCGCGATCAACACGACCTCAGGGAAGATCGTCGCCATCGGCATCGAGGCCAAGCGCATGATTGGCCGGACTCCGGGCAACATCGTAGCGATCAGACCGCTCAAGGATGGCGTCATCGCCGACTTCGACGTCACCGAACGTATGCTCCGCTACTTCATCCAGCGCGTGCACAAGCGTCGTCACTTCGCCAAGCCTCGCATCATCATCGCGGTGCCGAGCGGGATCACCGGGGTCGAGCAGCGCGCGGTCAAGGAAGCCGGCTATCAGGCGGGGGCGCGCCAGGTCTTCATCATCGAGGAGCCGATGGCCGCGGCGATCGGCGCCGGGCTCCCCGTGCACGAGCCGACCGGCAACATGGTGGTCGACGTCGGCGGAGGCACCACCGAGGTGGCCATCATCTCAATGGGCGGTGTGGTGACCAGTCAGTCGATCCGGGTTGGCGGCGACGAGCTGGATCAGGCGATCATCAGCTTCGCGAAGAAGGAATACTCACTCATGCTCGGCGAGCGGACCGCCGAAGAGATCAAGATGGCGATCGGCTCCGCCTGTGTGCTCCCCGACGAGGGACATGCCGAGATCCGGGGGCGTGACCTGGTCAGTGGCCTGCCAAAAACGATCATCGTATCGGCCCAGGAGATCCGTAAGGCCACCGAGGAGTCGGTGAACGCGATCGTGGACGCGGTCAAGACCACCCTGGACAAGTGCCCGCCGGAGCTCTCCGGGGATCTGATGGACCGGGGCATCGCGCTCACCGGAGGTGGCGCGCTCCTCAAGGGCATGGACGAGCGGCTCAAGGACGAGACCGGTATGCCGATTCATCTGGTGGACAACGCACTCGACTCCGTGGCCCTCGGCTCGGGTAAGTGCGTCGAGGACTTTGACGCCTTGCAGCAGGTCCTGGTCCCGGAGCCGCGGCACTGA
- the ndk gene encoding nucleoside-diphosphate kinase: MSERTLVLIKPDGVARGLIGDVIARVERKGLKVAALELRTLDVETAKTHYAEHAERPFFGELVEFITSGPLVALVLEGPRAIEAFRALAGLTDPVKSAPGTIRGDHALEIGENVVHGSDSPESAAREIKIFFPDRF, translated from the coding sequence GTGTCCGAGCGCACTCTTGTCCTGATCAAGCCCGACGGTGTCGCGCGTGGTCTCATCGGCGATGTGATCGCCCGGGTCGAGCGCAAGGGCCTGAAGGTCGCGGCGCTGGAACTGCGCACCCTGGACGTCGAGACCGCCAAGACGCACTACGCGGAGCACGCCGAGCGGCCGTTCTTCGGCGAGTTGGTCGAGTTCATCACCTCCGGCCCGCTGGTCGCGCTGGTGCTTGAGGGCCCCCGCGCCATCGAGGCCTTCCGCGCCCTCGCCGGCCTGACCGACCCGGTCAAGTCCGCCCCCGGCACCATCCGTGGCGACCATGCCCTGGAGATCGGTGAGAACGTGGTTCACGGCTCCGACTCGCCGGAGTCCGCCGCCCGCGAGATCAAGATCTTCTTCCCGGACCGTTTCTAG
- a CDS encoding DUF4233 domain-containing protein, which produces MITVTPGMRRLCASVLGMEAIVIGLFTPVAINTQDIEPAVAVTVGIGLAVLCVLVTGMLKRPFAYVLGSLVQVLAIAAGFLVPTMFFLGAIFTALWITAIFVARRVEGVTSR; this is translated from the coding sequence ATGATCACAGTCACTCCGGGCATGCGGCGGCTCTGTGCCAGCGTGCTGGGCATGGAGGCGATCGTCATCGGGCTGTTCACTCCGGTGGCGATCAACACCCAGGACATTGAGCCGGCTGTCGCGGTGACCGTCGGGATCGGCCTGGCGGTCCTGTGTGTCCTGGTCACAGGAATGTTGAAGCGGCCCTTCGCCTACGTCTTGGGAAGCCTGGTCCAAGTGCTCGCCATCGCTGCGGGTTTCCTGGTCCCCACGATGTTCTTCCTTGGAGCGATCTTCACCGCGCTGTGGATCACGGCGATATTCGTCGCTCGCCGTGTCGAGGGCGTGACTTCCCGCTAA
- a CDS encoding bifunctional folylpolyglutamate synthase/dihydrofolate synthase codes for MERGVEWNFDPTLDRIAALMDLLGSPQHSYPVVHVAGTNGKSSTTRMVETILRERNLRVGRFTSPHLVSMRERISVDGAPLSEERFVEVYEDIAPYLGMIDAGGRRLSFFETLTAMAFAAFADAPVDVAVIETGMGGSFDATNVADGAVAVITPISLDHVDYLGPDVATIAGEKAGIIKPGATAILAQQQLPAAEVLMRKAAEVGATVAREGLEFGVLGREIAIGGQLLRLQTLKGTYDDVLLPLYGAHQASNAACALAAVEALSVGEDALDPELVRQAFLQVSSPGRLEVVRRGPTVLVDAAHNPGGIQATLEAVQESFDFAKLIGVVAVFEDKDVQGILELMEPMMDEIVVTRNSSPRSMDVDDLAALAEEIFGMDRVHQVERLDSAIDRAIGMVDALGEFSGAGVLITGSVVTAGDARLLLKADGAT; via the coding sequence ATGGAACGCGGCGTCGAGTGGAACTTCGATCCCACTCTCGACAGGATCGCCGCACTCATGGACCTGCTCGGCTCCCCGCAGCATTCCTACCCGGTCGTGCATGTCGCCGGGACCAACGGCAAGTCGAGCACGACCCGTATGGTCGAGACGATTCTGCGTGAGCGTAACCTCCGCGTCGGCCGTTTCACCAGCCCGCACCTCGTCTCCATGCGTGAGCGCATCTCCGTGGACGGCGCCCCGCTGAGCGAGGAGCGCTTCGTCGAGGTCTACGAGGACATCGCCCCCTATCTGGGGATGATCGACGCAGGGGGACGTCGCCTCTCCTTCTTCGAAACCCTTACCGCGATGGCTTTCGCGGCCTTCGCCGATGCCCCCGTCGACGTCGCTGTCATCGAGACCGGGATGGGAGGCAGCTTCGACGCCACCAACGTCGCCGACGGCGCGGTGGCCGTCATCACCCCCATCTCGCTGGACCACGTCGACTATCTCGGCCCCGACGTCGCGACGATCGCGGGGGAGAAGGCCGGCATCATCAAACCAGGTGCGACAGCCATACTCGCTCAGCAGCAACTTCCCGCAGCCGAGGTCCTGATGCGCAAAGCGGCCGAGGTGGGAGCCACTGTGGCGCGCGAGGGGTTGGAGTTCGGCGTGCTCGGCAGGGAAATCGCGATCGGCGGGCAGCTACTCCGCCTGCAGACCCTCAAGGGCACCTACGACGACGTCCTGCTCCCGCTGTACGGTGCGCACCAGGCGAGCAACGCCGCTTGCGCGTTGGCCGCGGTCGAGGCGCTGAGCGTCGGGGAGGACGCACTCGATCCCGAGCTGGTCCGGCAGGCGTTCCTTCAGGTGAGTTCGCCCGGCAGGCTCGAGGTCGTACGGCGGGGCCCCACGGTGCTGGTGGACGCCGCGCACAACCCGGGCGGGATCCAGGCCACGCTGGAGGCCGTTCAGGAGTCATTCGACTTCGCCAAGCTCATCGGCGTGGTCGCGGTGTTCGAGGATAAGGACGTTCAAGGCATCCTGGAGTTGATGGAGCCGATGATGGACGAAATCGTGGTGACCCGTAACTCCTCGCCCAGGTCCATGGACGTGGACGATCTCGCCGCGCTCGCTGAGGAGATCTTCGGGATGGACCGGGTCCACCAGGTCGAGCGGTTGGACAGTGCGATCGACCGGGCGATCGGGATGGTGGACGCCTTGGGAGAGTTCAGCGGGGCCGGGGTGTTGATCACCGGTTCGGTGGTGACCGCCGGAGACGCGCGGTTGCTGCTCAAGGCCGATGGTGCCACATGA